A genomic segment from Lytechinus variegatus isolate NC3 chromosome 10, Lvar_3.0, whole genome shotgun sequence encodes:
- the LOC121422200 gene encoding serine-rich adhesin for platelets-like isoform X1, translating to MPRNTDNGSSGTGTVTPSSTALIDGDARKRLHLTVPCSVTLDKLRESSNKFVLKHGSGYYTITKGDSLRYRIEGIKVLRTRNRSMPTSTQKGGNKMNRPDPRGEGYRRFPPSRESSFLNATQGDYEGRFDGRYSGSYQSRGRDNRYEQRRHWPPRGNYGKRGSRDSYSREFNNSRGQFGRRASSYPEEAIGEHSRYERFPQGDRDGAMRFQDRQGRYPSQNTQKRRHQSGSSLEDVPKPLASTYKKANKAELSNHAVLQKTPVDEDSKQLSKESKLSKDNALDNERTTQNHNLNNDKANPCGASPGLSNSGANKASQDTLNETAKPNTEKQKRKAVLTMSQQIESLRSKSPKTSVDQTKERSAKKPEGVSVPISRTGNGDTAKGSPHRTEISVPNHIDGENSSAKETEGSSSRESENAGASPRRLHSARKSAPTSSVSRTQKSDMLKKQALLKQSQIASSPPPDNASSTLSARMGVKERKPCQKDSAESSPVSVSEEKDTSKSLNDASRTLSEEAPISLTEKALTPPPSEDLVVLSDSEVSVMETRLQDKEVVPEERELGKSKEPENKVEDQKAVSDDTPATSITRDFVKSGDPEMSSAVGKMVLKIKENLKKKQSKGNISPRTSSSSSSRVGSRPSSSCSVESPMDVSEKNDTLDTDIPEDHLKDKNEISPETSLPDQNNECEMSSEIPDNEHKVNGKEVSEDPLSNNNTCTRDNKITNCDAMDMVGADEQASHPDGVQSLDGETQPFQVSIEPSADQIDHICKVVVDDSSKISSATEKSDIVNSQGIDDEIVKTATCNSLPEQSEEASLIKDDAVLPKAAENIEEISDGSVDLGPHEPGDMDAIDDDLLLEDDPIMSEGYNPEPDKMDTSELSEAHDCEVTELAITKVESQSEDVLQAGWDQPTTSKRTLTEDVEDVEGEPVCKKSRTENENVIEGIECPTESEEVADLEESKKPVIFSHSEWKDFAQSIKEKYERLVQTFNQKTNVMYEAQAHWQQESNSWKDRYDNLEQKYEELLIQVKERSEVEKQDVEVQTTFTHKTKLSRRKKEGSRQGTPKSSQEKPVEEGEAMETEQGTTSSSDVPALSGTPPPTSDFEPSAASSSSKSNSSPDIPGSSKSTNVESKREVFRATLNKVMQNKKNLSGASEAGTSSDAPSGKDSQDTASPSKTDAHIESTEKSGGITDGAAASETDQPSEESPMDTSQSGSKTTEPSTADAASTQSLQTKGPNVAINASGTATAASHPQETISSAPTPNIETSKGSSDSKAVSSQDIPSPSKSLSSTSGTGPAASPSEALSESSEKANVPSGTDSSKLPGSPKHSTGTASTKVPEASNDTSKISNSTEKKKDPSAGNQTKSALLQDEPEVIDLTDDPEIPAEKSPKPSGPSPHKQDALPASKFTTLTTRSPHTLVNAPSVSSPNALERAPSVFVVSSSITTPTTSGTVSSARQVANIGQNLVSQNAIQRTSQRVAAVQPVSIASRTGSMSGSVSSPKRISPGVPKSISPHKQSSSPANIQLRNVNPPLVTTQGSNLRSQVVSLQHGPRQQVPPASRGQSQTSQVSAQQRQMSSSQQSVTAPIAGLQTVMTTMQNQARMQGQVAMVQRLQQEQQQISLNMLQHGRQGVHQLPGAAASAAALATRQPGQAWLQQVRPGQVTSTQQQSLQVCQQIQLPTGQIQLQMVRPVGAGAPQTLPTSTLQSGSQLAIQQQQHYQNVARSQASTQEQIQAQERTHAANRAQAAAKAVREQREQEQHQQARIAAQRLQSSQQDQQQVQRAQIKKLQEEQSAVKTQEQQHQNKRRLILSQIQRSEEYKQSLTTKLTATHSGMNRQVYRNCQKQLQDMQQQEVKLHSELGIVEKALAECRNKSSKLEQQLRMATASASRLSPQELQQHQLQQQQQQLNQQLAQRQIQQQRNPQQPQQHQQQQGQLQVQQKQDMTKSQKHPAPLPDLKTTLDLPRTILFTPLPIRPLLEIKHSQEGIVLSWKADPAGGASKVEVMRYLLYAYQESESATPSTDLWKKIGAVDALPLPMACTLTHFKAGSMYHFAVCAISKHKRPGAFSNIGSINLP from the exons ATGCCAAGAA ACACTGACAACGGTAGCAGCGGCACCGGAACAGTGACTCCTTCATCAACAGCCCTCATTGATGGTGATGCAAGAAAACGGCTTCACTTGACAGTTCCTTGTTCCGTAACCTTGGACAAGCTGAGGGAatcttcaaataaatttgtCTTGAAGCATGGCAGTGG GTACTATACAATAACAAAAGGAGACTCGTTGAGATACAGGATTGAAGGAATCAAAGTCTTGAGAACGAGAA ATCGATCGATGCCAACTTCAACTCAAAAAGGTGGGAACAAAATGAATCGGCCAGACCCCAGGGGTGAGGGGTATCGCCGCTTTCCTCCATCTAGGGAATCTAGTTTCCTAAATGCTACGCAGGGAGACTACGAGGGTCGATTTGATGGGAGATATTCAGGTTCCTATCAAAGCAGGGGGCGAGATAATCGCTACGAGCAAAGAAGGCATTGGCCACCACGTGGTAATTATGGAAAACGGGGGAGCAGAGACTCTTACAGTAGAGAATTCAACAATTCTAGGGGTCAGTTTGGGAGAAGGGCTTCCTCTTACCCTGAGGAAGCTATTGGTGAACATAGCAGATATGAGAGATTTCCTCAGGGAGACCGGGATGGAGCCATGAGGTTCCAAGACCGTCAAGGGAGGTACCCGAGTCAGAATACACAGAAGAGGAGGCACCAGAGTGGCTCCAGTCTAGAAGACGTTCCGAAACCATTAGCATCAACATACAAGAAGGCTAACAAAGCTGAGCTGAGCAATCATGCAGTATTACAAAAAACACCTGTTGATGAGGACTCAAAACAATTGAGCAAAGAATCCAAGCTTTCCAAAGACAATGCGTTAGATAATGAACGGACTACACAAAAccataatttaaataatgaCAAAGCAAATCCATGTGGAGCCTCACCGGGTCTTTCAAATTCTGGTGCAAACAAAGCATCTCAAGACACTCTTAATGAAACAGCTAAGCCCAATACtgaaaaacagaaaaggaaAGCAGTGTTAACAATGTCTCAGCAAATAGAATCTCTCAGAAGTAAATCTCCCAAAACTAGTGTAGATCAAACTAAGGAAAGGTCTGCCAAAAAGCCTGAAGGAGTTAGCGTACCTATCTCGAGAACTGGTAATGGAGACACTGCCAAAGGGAGTCCCCATCGAACTGAAATTTCTGTACCAAATCATATAGATGGAGAAAACTCTTCAGCAAAAGAAACGGAGGGCAGCAGTTCAAGAGAATCAGAAAATGCAGGCGCAAGTCCAAGAAGATTACACAGTGCTAGGAAAAGTGCTCCAACATCAAGTGTTAGTAGAACTCAGAAAAGTGACATGCTGAAGAAGCAAGCTCTTCTAAAGCAGTCACAAATTGCTTCAAGCCCACCACCTGACAATGCCTCGAGTACACTCTCTGCAAGGATGGGTGTGAAAGAGAGAAAGCCTTGTCAGAAAGACTCTGCTGAAAGTAGTCCTGTCAGTGTTTCAGAAGAAAAGGATACATCCAAGTCTTTGAATGATGCTTCAAGAACATTATCGGAAGAAGCACCAATAAGCCTAACGGAAAAGGCGTTGACACCACCTCCGAGCGAGGACCTTGTAGTTCTCTCCGACTCAGAAGTCAGTGTAATGGAAACTAGATTGCAAGACAAAG AAGTTGTGCCTGAGGAAAGAGAACTAGGAAAAAGTAAGGAGCCAGAAAACAAAGTTGAAGATCAGAAAGCAGTATCAGATGACACACCAGCTACCTCCATCACCAGGGATTTTGTGAAGTCTGGTGATCCTGAAATGTCCTCTGCAGTTGGAAAGATGGTGTTAAAGATTAAAGAAAACTTGAAGAAGAAACAGTCAAAGGGTAATATTTCCCCTCGGACTTCATCTTCCAGCAGTAGCAGGGTAGGATCAAGGCCAAGTTCTAGCTGTTCTGTAGAGAGTCCAATGGATGTTTCCGAAAAAAATGATACTCTTGATACTGACATTCCAGAAGATCACCTGAAAGATAAGAATGAAATATCTCCTGAAACTTCTTTACCAgaccaaaataatgaatgtgaaATGTCTTCAGAAATCCCTGATAATGAACACAAAGTTAATGGAAAGGAAGTTTCTGAAGACCCTTTATCAAACAATAACACATGTACAAGAgacaacaaaattacaaactGTGATGCTATGGACATGGTAGGTGCTGATGAACAAGCTTCACATCCAGATGGTGTCCAAAGTCTGGACGGTGAGACCCAGCCATTCCAGGTTTCAATTGAACCTTCAGCTGATCAAATAGACCATATATGCAAGGTAGTGGTTGATGATTCTTCAAAGATTTCTTCTGCAACTGAGAAATCTGATATAGTGAATAGTCAAGGTATAGATGATGAAATTGTCAaaacagctacatgtaattCCCTTCCTGAACAATCTGAAGAAGCGTCACTTATAAAAGATGACGCAGTCTTGCCAAAGGCTGcagaaaatattgaagaaatcAGTGATGGTAGTGTTGACTTAGGACCTCATGAACCTGGTGATATGGATGCTATTGATGATGACCTTCTCTTGGAGGATGATCCTATTATGTCTGAGGGGTATAACCCCGAACCAGACAAGATGGACACCTCAGAACTTTCTGAAGCACATGACTGTGAGGTCACCGAACTTGCCATAACCAAGGTAGAGTCCCAGAGTGAAGATGTGCTTCAGGCAGGATGGGATCAGCCTACCACGTCCAAGCGGACCTTAACGGAAGATGTTGAAGATGTCGAAGGTGAACCAGTCTGTAAGAAGAGTCGCACAGAAAATGAAAACGTCATTGAAG GTATCGAATGTCCAACTGAGTCTGAAGAAGTTGCCGACCTCGAAGAAAGTAAAAAACCTGTCATTTTCTCACACAGT GAGTGGAAAGATTTTGCTCAGTCTATCAAGGAAAAGTATGAGAGATTGGTCCAGACCTTCAATCAAAAGACGAACGTCATGTACGAAGCTCAGGCCCACTGGCAGCAGGAGTCCAACTCCTGGAAGGACAGGTATGATAACCTGGAACAGAAATACGAAGAGCTTCTCATCCAAGTCAAGGAG AGGTCAGAGGTTGAGAAACAGGATGTTGAGGTACAGACCACCTTTACACATAAAACAAAGCTTTCAAGGAGGAAGAAAGAGGGATCCCGACAGGGAACTCCTAAGTCGTCCCAGGAGAAACCTGTAGAAGAAGGAGAAGCAATG GAAACTGAACAGGGTACTACCAGCTCTTCCGATGTCCCTGCCCTGTCGGGGACACCACCACCTACCTCAGACTTTGAACCTTCTGCtgcatcatcatcttcaaagtCTAATAGCTCCCCTGACATCCCAGGTAGCAGTAAATCCACCAATGTTGAATCCAAGAGAGAGGTCTTCAGGGCCACCCTCAATAAGGTCATGCAGAATAAGAAG AACTTGTCTGGAGCAAGTGAAGCAGGTACTTCATCAGACGCTCCCTCAGGAAAAGATTCTCAGGACACAGCGTCACCGTCAAAAACAGATGCTCATATTGAGTCCACAGAAAAATCTGGTGGTATTACTGATGGTGCTGCAGCCTCAGAGACAGATCAACCGAGTGAAGAATCCCCTATGGACACCTCACAATCTGGTAGTAAGACAACTGAACCTTCTACTGCTGATGCTGCATCTACTCAATCATTG CAAACAAAGGGACCAAATGTTGCAATCAATGCCTCAGGAACTGCCACTGCTGCATCTCACCCACAAGAGACTATTTCGTCTGCACCAACACCTAACATAGAAACCTCTAAAGGGTCTTCAGATTCTAAAGCAGTTTCTTCACAAGACATTCCATCACCATCCAAATCCCTTTCCAGCACTTCTGGTACCGGTCCTGCTGCATCACCTTCTGAGGCACTATCAGAATCATCTGAGAAGGCCAATGTGCCTTCAGGCACAGATTCTTCCAAGCTTCCTGGATCACCTAAGCACTCCACTGGCACTGCTTCCACAAAGGTGCCTGAAGCATCTAACGACACTTCAAAGATATCTAATAGCACTGAGAAAAAGAAAGACCCTTCGGCTGGCAATCAAACCAAATCTGCTCTGCTGCAAGATGAGCCAGAAGTAATAGACCTTACTGATGACCCTGAAATACCTGCTGAGAAATCACCAAAACCATCTGGACCTAGTCCGCACAAGCAAGATGCACTGCCTGCTAGCAAATTCACAACACTTACCACAAGATCGCCTCATACACTCGTCAACGCACCTTCAGTTTCTTCACCAAATGCTTTAGAAAGAGCACCAAGTGTCTTTGTCGTCAGCAGCAGTATTACAACACCGACAACTTCAGGAACAGTATCAAGTGCAAGACAAGTCGCAAACATAGGCCAAAATCTTGTTTCACAAAATGCTATCCAGAGAACTAGCCAACGAGTAGCTGCTGTACAGCCTGTATCTATTGCTTCACGGACTGGTTCCATGTCAGGGTCTGTATCATCTCCGAAAAGAATTTCCCCCGGAGTCCCAAAGAGCATCTCGCCGCATAAACAGTCTTCATCTCCAGCTAACATTCAG CTCAGGAACGTGAATCCTCCGTTAGTGACAACCCAGGGTTCCAATCTACGCTCTCAGGTGGTGAGCCTCCAGCATGGTCCCAGGCAACAGGTCCCTCCTGCTAGCCGAGGACAATCTCAAACTTCTCAGGTATCCGCACAGCAACGACAAATGTCGTCAAGCCAGCAGTCTGTCACAGCTCCCATAGCAGGTCTACAAACTGTGATGACAACAATGCAAAACCAAGCTAGAATGCAGGGGCAGGTGGCAATGGTACAAAGGCTTCAGCAGGAACAGCAGCAGATATCTCTGAACATGCTGCAGCATGGTCGACAAGGTGTTCATCAGCTTCCAGGAGCTGCTGCTTCAGCCGCAGCTCTTGCCACAAGACAGCCAGGCCAGGCTTGGCTGCAGCAAGTTAGACCTGGTCAGGTCACTTCTACACAACAG CAAAGTTTGCAAGTTTGTCAGCAAATTCAACTTCCGACCGGTCAGATACAGTTGCAGATGGTGAGACCTGTAGGTGCGGGTGCACCTCAAACCCTCCCCACGTCAACCCTACAGTCTGGCTCTCAGCTTGCCATCCAGCAGCAACAGCACTACCAGAATGTAGCCAGAAGTCAAGCCAGCACCCAGGAGCAGATCCAAGCCCAGGAGAGAACCCATGCTGCCAACCGTGCCCAAGCTGCGGCAAAGGCTGTCCGGGAGCAACGGGAGCAGGAGCAGCATCAGCAAGCCAGAATTGCGGCTCAGAGGCTACAGTCAAGTCAGCAGGATCAGCAGCAGGTACAAAGGGCTCAAATAAAGAAACTGCAGGAAGAGCAAAGTGCTGTCAAGACTCAAGAGCAGCAACATCAGAACAAGAGGCGACTCATTTTG TCTCAGATTCAGAGAAGTGAGGAATACAAGCAATCTCTCACAACCAAATTGACAGCAACTCATTCAGGAATGAATCGCCAGGTCTATCGGAACTGTCAAAAACAACTTCAAGATATGCAG CAACAAGAAGTGAAGCTGCACAGTGAGTTGGGAATCGTGGAGAAAGCCCTTGCAGAATGTAGGAATAAGAGCAGTAAGCTAGAGCAACAGCTGCGTATGGCAACTGCCTCTGCTTCAAGATTATCCCCTCAAGAACTTCAGCAGCATCAActgcagcaacagcagcagcagttAAATCAGCAACTGGCGCAGCgtcaaatacaacaacaaaggaATCCACAGCAACCGCAGCAGCATCAGCAGCAGCAAGGCCAGTTACAAGTGCAGCAGAAACAGGATATGACAAAATCACAGAAACATCCTGCACCGTTGCCCGACCTGAAAACTACATTGGACCTCCCTCGTACAATTCTCTTTACCCCTCTGCCAATCAGACCTCTCCTGGAGATCAAGCACTCCCAAGAGGGTATTGTCCTCTCCTGGAAGGCAGACCCTGCAGGAGGTGCGTCCAAGGTTGAAGTCATGCGTTACCTGCTCTATGCCTACCAGGAATCTGAATCCGCCACTCCTAGCACAGACCTTTGGAAGAAGATAGGTGCAGTAGATGCACTTCCGTTACCCATGGCATGCACACTAACCCATTTCAAAGCTGGCAGTATGTATCACTTTGCTGTATGTGCCATCAGTAAGCACAAGAGACCTGGGGCATTTAGTAACATTGGCAGTATCAACCTCCCTTGA